One part of the Bacteroidia bacterium genome encodes these proteins:
- a CDS encoding HYR domain-containing protein has translation MKTRLKRLCNLSLLILVLCMWQPGYSTNIPDTDLHETRVAASISSVATGNWNDPAIWSGGLVPTSADDVTIAEGTTVTVNGYNIDFATLTVEVATVLNDPNGVLNLGLTTLNGTGTFVSNGVVNINNTITLNGDLTNNGEMSWNGGALIGNAGVRTMTNAGVFNMNTHNQSITDVNFVNQNGALINKSGATNQNQTIPTSFTNETGATFNVEASRTVTFSGSFVNSGDVVVEGAISFSSAAITVNTGNTISGTGVVNIFGSNTANGTADLVLGTATVTQTSNGNSITGSSGQDLIIPSGTTHNVGLGTWAGFDGLTNNGTLAIVNTLGLEMDLTNNSQLSWNGGALTDNGSGGATIFNTATFDMNAHNQAVTDVSFVNQSGGTINKLGATSQNQTIPTSFTNETGASFNVAVSRTVTFSGSFVNSGAVDVEGAMSFSNAAITVNTGNTIGGTGAINIFGNNTANGTADLVLATATVTQTSNGNSITGSNGQDLIIPSGTTHNVGLGTWAGFDGLTNNGTLAIVNTLGLEMDLTNNSQLSWNGGALTDNGSGGATIFNTATFDMNAHNQAVTDVSFVNQNGATINKLGATNQNQTIPTSFTNETGASFNVAASRTVTFSGSFVNSGAVDVEGAMSFSSAAITVNTGNTIGGTGVINIVGNNTVNGTADLVLATATVAQTSNGNSITGSNGQDLIIPSGTTHNVGLGTWAGFDGLTNNGTLAIVNTLGLEMDLTNNSQLSWNGGALTDNGSGGATIFNAATFDINAHNQAVTAVSFVNQNGGVINKLGALNQNQTIPTSFTNETGGIVNVDVSKNLTLSGPSLNNGQVNNSGGFIIAGQMNGTGSFSGNIVSNAAGTLAPGLSPGCMSFANDYSMNNGSLEIEVSGTTPCSGHDQISVTGTANLSGTLIANIGSYLPPSNSVITFIDAGTVNGTFSSISPALPADWALQYDFPNAGEVSLVYSGPGPVGGLDFVVGVETSGPNNTVIVPVTVNNFTNIATYQGSITFDENVLNFVSASNPQTVGTSNFGEPGQGSIPSNTITFSWYDINQATLADGSIVMELEFTVASNATTGFTDIEINGSATPLGFSTDPAATTLSNPGVTQGGATIDADAPTVDVINIVSNNANDITLATIGDVISLSFTTSETPDQTPVVSIVEGGPGAVTVSGSGTSYTATKTVAAGGDGLVTFSIQIQDQFGNSSTATATTDGSQVIIDTEDPTITCPADVNEDTDAGVCGRVVTFTDPTGADNLPGHSVAQTGGPASGSTFPVGTTTITYTVTDAAGNTASCDFDITITDNEAPNVITQPVTVQLDANGSASISVNDIDNGSSDACGIDTRVLDISSFSCDDLGNNTVTLTVTDVNGNVASATAVVTVEDVIPPSITCPAPQTISTDAGLCTAALPDLTGLALVDDNCAGGSSGSGGGSIVAGSSTKIGNGYLHSLVVADDGTLWSMGNNEYGQLGNGVFSNTNQSTPIQVGTDTDWASATGGEDYSLALKNDGTIWAWGRNHIGQLGIGSSVDQASPVQVGTDNDWIFVESGKYHCIALKSNGSLWGWGTGLGLGIGTSSPQNSPLQIGTDSDWIEFSAGSSYSLGLKSNGTLWAWGTNSFGELGIGSNSQQLSPVQVGTDTDWAFISASNIQSFALKSDGSLWSWGHNHRGQLGIGSTVQQTSPVQIGTDTDWAVVSGGWWHGMAIKNNGTLWGWGQSVNGQLGISPGADQLVPIQVGSDTDWAAISRGGPEYHYKGVKSNGNLYGWGLNAWGMIGNGTTGGSVTPPTLLSLTVDPGSGSGSSLTVTQSPAIGTALAVGAHTVSITVADASGNTASCDVIVTVEDNEDPTVVTQNITVQLDASGNASITAAQVDGGSTDPCGIASVTVSPENFSCGDVGVNQVTLTVTDVNGNVATGTADVTVEDNILPTVVTQNVTVQLDASGNASVSAAQVDNGSSDNCSISTITVSPNTFTCAEVGANTVTLTVTDVNGNVETGTATVTVEDNVLPTVVTQNVTVQLDAAGNASVTAAQVDNGSSDNCSIASITVSPSTFTCAEVGANTVTLTVTDVNGNVETGTATVTVEDNVLPTVVTQNVTVQLDAAGNASITAAQIDNGSSDNCGIASITVSPSTFTCSEEGVNTVTLTVTDVNGNVETGTATVTVEDNILPTVVTQDISVQLDASGNATITAAQIDNGSSDNCAIASITVSPNSFTCAEVGANTVTLTVTDVNGNVETGTATVTVLDDPIIDVSGKSVSELGDDIPGVIYDLAGDDGPQTTTGLSYTFQVAPCGSTNDIGGDKIDDAATNNGVDVLDAFDIVKHLLLIDQLGTPYKRIAADVNGTGSINILDAFQVLRKINNIIPFFTNPTTGAQDAIWTFIPDDYVFADPLNPWNFETRRDILSPNANLIDQDFIGVKLGDVNNTWNPNQLRTAAPSDSMFFNLDGMTAQQGDLIRIPVKVNKFMAITGYQFSLNWDPSVLEFQEVHHETLEGVYGLEDARKGVLTTAWVDLSGESLSLEDGTVAFELVFKAVGGKDSKTEFKITSDVTPSKAYDITRELLGIGFASEEININRGNGELAGYSFDQNVPNPFGEATNLLFSLSQTEKVQIVIYNLNGQLIKRFDGTYAAGDHQIKWDGRNEKGMEVSEGIYMAQMVAGDFSAAIRISKNR, from the coding sequence ATGAAGACAAGACTCAAACGATTATGTAATCTGAGTTTGTTGATACTCGTACTCTGCATGTGGCAGCCCGGGTATTCGACGAATATTCCAGATACTGATCTCCATGAAACCAGGGTTGCGGCCAGTATTTCGAGTGTAGCCACGGGTAATTGGAATGATCCCGCTATATGGAGCGGTGGGCTTGTGCCTACTTCTGCTGATGATGTTACCATCGCAGAAGGTACTACTGTAACAGTAAATGGCTACAACATTGACTTTGCGACCCTCACCGTTGAGGTGGCGACCGTACTCAATGATCCCAATGGAGTTCTCAACCTTGGCCTTACGACCCTTAATGGAACGGGGACATTTGTGAGTAACGGGGTAGTGAACATAAATAATACGATTACCCTAAATGGGGATCTTACCAATAATGGCGAGATGAGTTGGAATGGAGGAGCCCTAATCGGAAATGCCGGAGTAAGGACCATGACCAATGCGGGTGTTTTTAATATGAATACCCACAATCAATCTATAACAGATGTCAACTTTGTCAATCAAAATGGTGCTTTGATTAACAAATCTGGCGCCACCAATCAAAATCAGACGATCCCGACTTCCTTTACCAATGAGACGGGAGCTACCTTCAATGTAGAAGCTAGTAGGACTGTGACCTTTAGCGGTTCTTTTGTTAATTCAGGTGATGTGGTTGTTGAGGGAGCAATAAGCTTCAGTAGTGCAGCCATCACGGTAAATACTGGGAATACCATTAGTGGTACTGGAGTGGTCAACATTTTTGGTAGCAATACTGCAAACGGTACAGCTGATCTTGTATTGGGTACTGCGACAGTAACCCAAACTTCAAACGGCAATAGCATCACGGGCTCAAGCGGCCAGGATTTGATTATTCCCAGCGGTACGACTCATAATGTTGGCCTGGGTACATGGGCAGGTTTTGACGGACTTACCAACAATGGTACGCTTGCTATTGTTAATACCCTTGGCCTTGAAATGGATCTTACCAACAATTCACAGCTGAGCTGGAACGGTGGAGCCTTGACAGATAATGGCAGTGGTGGAGCGACCATCTTTAATACTGCTACCTTTGATATGAATGCCCATAATCAGGCAGTTACAGATGTCAGTTTTGTTAACCAAAGTGGAGGTACCATCAATAAATTAGGTGCCACCAGTCAAAATCAGACGATCCCGACTTCATTTACCAACGAGACAGGAGCTAGCTTCAATGTAGCAGTTAGTAGGACTGTGACCTTTAGCGGTTCCTTTGTGAATTCAGGTGCAGTGGATGTTGAAGGAGCAATGAGCTTCAGTAATGCAGCCATCACAGTAAATACTGGGAATACCATCGGCGGTACAGGAGCGATCAACATTTTTGGTAACAATACAGCAAATGGTACAGCTGATCTTGTATTAGCTACTGCGACCGTAACTCAAACTTCAAACGGCAATAGCATCACGGGCTCAAACGGCCAGGATTTGATTATTCCCAGCGGTACGACTCATAATGTTGGCCTGGGTACATGGGCAGGTTTTGACGGACTTACCAACAATGGTACGCTTGCTATTGTTAATACCCTTGGCCTTGAAATGGATCTTACCAACAATTCACAGCTGAGCTGGAACGGTGGAGCCTTGACAGATAATGGCAGTGGTGGAGCGACCATCTTTAATACTGCTACCTTTGATATGAATGCCCATAATCAGGCAGTTACAGATGTCAGTTTTGTTAACCAGAATGGAGCTACGATCAATAAGTTAGGTGCCACCAATCAAAATCAGACGATTCCGACTTCATTTACCAATGAGACGGGAGCTAGCTTCAATGTAGCAGCTAGTAGGACTGTGACCTTTAGCGGTTCCTTTGTGAATTCAGGTGCAGTGGATGTTGAAGGAGCAATGAGCTTCAGTAGTGCAGCCATCACAGTAAATACTGGGAATACCATCGGCGGTACAGGAGTGATCAACATTGTTGGTAACAATACGGTAAACGGTACAGCTGATCTTGTATTAGCTACTGCGACCGTAGCTCAAACTTCAAACGGCAATAGCATCACGGGCTCAAACGGCCAGGATTTGATTATTCCTAGCGGTACGACTCATAATGTTGGCCTGGGTACATGGGCAGGTTTTGACGGACTTACCAACAATGGTACGCTTGCTATTGTTAATACCCTTGGCCTTGAAATGGATCTTACCAACAATTCACAGCTGAGCTGGAACGGTGGAGCCTTGACAGATAATGGCAGTGGTGGAGCGACCATTTTTAATGCCGCTACCTTTGATATCAATGCCCATAATCAGGCAGTTACAGCTGTAAGCTTTGTCAATCAAAATGGAGGTGTCATCAATAAGTTGGGAGCCTTAAATCAAAATCAGACAATTCCAACTTCCTTTACCAATGAAACAGGAGGAATTGTAAATGTTGATGTTTCCAAAAACCTTACCCTTAGTGGTCCTTCCTTAAACAATGGGCAGGTCAACAACAGTGGTGGGTTCATCATCGCTGGTCAAATGAATGGTACAGGTAGCTTCAGCGGAAATATCGTTTCGAATGCGGCTGGTACCCTTGCACCCGGTCTATCTCCCGGATGTATGTCATTTGCCAATGATTACAGCATGAACAACGGTAGCCTGGAAATCGAAGTAAGCGGCACCACTCCTTGTTCAGGCCATGATCAAATTTCAGTTACTGGTACGGCTAATTTGAGTGGAACCCTGATTGCAAACATCGGTTCTTACCTGCCTCCCTCCAACTCTGTAATTACCTTCATCGATGCAGGAACAGTTAATGGTACCTTTAGCTCTATCTCTCCTGCACTTCCTGCAGATTGGGCGCTTCAGTACGATTTCCCTAATGCAGGTGAAGTTTCTCTGGTATATTCAGGACCCGGTCCCGTGGGAGGTTTGGATTTCGTTGTAGGAGTTGAAACTTCTGGACCTAATAATACGGTTATCGTACCCGTTACGGTAAACAACTTTACAAACATTGCTACCTATCAGGGTTCAATTACTTTTGATGAAAATGTATTAAACTTTGTAAGTGCTTCTAACCCTCAGACGGTAGGAACCAGCAATTTTGGTGAACCCGGTCAGGGAAGTATTCCATCTAATACTATCACCTTCAGTTGGTACGACATCAACCAGGCTACTTTGGCAGATGGAAGCATTGTTATGGAACTGGAATTTACCGTTGCTTCAAATGCAACTACCGGTTTCACCGACATTGAAATCAATGGAAGTGCAACTCCCTTAGGTTTCTCTACGGATCCGGCAGCTACGACCCTTTCTAATCCTGGGGTAACTCAAGGTGGGGCAACCATAGATGCTGATGCACCTACGGTTGATGTAATCAACATTGTCAGTAACAATGCCAATGACATTACTTTAGCGACTATAGGAGATGTAATTAGCTTGAGTTTTACTACCTCAGAGACTCCTGATCAAACTCCTGTAGTGAGTATAGTAGAAGGTGGCCCTGGTGCGGTAACCGTAAGCGGTTCAGGAACTTCTTATACGGCTACAAAAACCGTAGCTGCGGGTGGAGACGGTCTGGTTACTTTTAGTATTCAGATTCAGGATCAGTTTGGAAATAGCAGTACAGCTACTGCAACTACCGATGGAAGTCAGGTTATCATTGATACCGAAGATCCAACTATCACTTGTCCCGCAGATGTGAATGAAGATACGGATGCAGGTGTATGTGGAAGAGTGGTAACATTTACAGATCCTACTGGAGCGGATAACCTTCCGGGTCATAGTGTAGCGCAAACAGGCGGACCTGCTTCAGGTTCTACTTTCCCTGTTGGCACAACGACTATTACCTATACAGTAACTGATGCTGCTGGAAATACGGCCAGTTGTGATTTTGATATCACAATTACGGATAATGAAGCTCCTAATGTAATCACACAGCCTGTTACCGTTCAACTGGACGCTAATGGTAGTGCTTCTATCTCAGTAAATGACATTGACAACGGTTCTTCAGACGCTTGTGGGATTGATACCCGCGTATTGGACATTAGCAGCTTCTCTTGTGATGATCTCGGAAATAACACGGTTACCCTCACAGTAACAGATGTAAATGGAAATGTTGCTTCTGCGACAGCAGTAGTTACCGTAGAGGACGTGATTCCTCCAAGCATTACTTGTCCTGCACCTCAGACGATTAGTACGGATGCGGGATTGTGTACTGCTGCTTTGCCTGATTTGACAGGATTGGCGCTTGTGGATGACAATTGTGCGGGCGGATCTAGTGGTTCTGGTGGTGGTAGCATTGTTGCGGGGAGTTCTACAAAAATCGGTAATGGTTATCTGCATTCTCTTGTTGTTGCTGACGATGGCACACTATGGAGTATGGGGAATAATGAATATGGACAACTAGGAAATGGAGTGTTTTCTAATACTAATCAATCTACTCCCATTCAAGTAGGAACAGATACAGATTGGGCTTCTGCGACAGGAGGGGAAGACTATAGTTTAGCATTAAAGAATGATGGAACCATATGGGCTTGGGGGAGAAATCATATTGGACAATTGGGGATTGGTTCTAGTGTCGACCAAGCTAGTCCGGTACAAGTAGGCACAGATAATGATTGGATTTTCGTAGAATCTGGTAAATATCACTGTATAGCTCTCAAAAGCAATGGCAGCTTGTGGGGCTGGGGTACAGGACTTGGCTTAGGTATTGGTACTTCAAGTCCCCAAAATAGCCCTTTACAAATCGGTACAGATTCTGATTGGATAGAATTTTCCGCAGGAAGCTCTTATTCACTAGGCTTAAAAAGTAATGGCACATTATGGGCCTGGGGAACAAACAGTTTCGGCGAATTAGGAATAGGCTCAAACAGCCAGCAACTTAGTCCGGTACAGGTAGGTACTGACACAGATTGGGCTTTTATCTCAGCGAGTAATATTCAAAGCTTTGCCCTAAAAAGTGATGGTAGTCTATGGTCTTGGGGCCATAACCACAGGGGCCAGTTGGGAATAGGATCTACTGTACAACAAACTAGTCCGGTACAAATAGGTACGGATACGGATTGGGCAGTAGTTTCTGGAGGCTGGTGGCATGGGATGGCCATAAAAAATAATGGAACCTTATGGGGTTGGGGACAAAGTGTGAATGGACAATTGGGTATTAGCCCTGGTGCTGATCAATTGGTTCCCATACAAGTGGGTTCTGATACTGATTGGGCTGCTATTTCAAGAGGTGGACCCGAATACCATTATAAAGGCGTAAAAAGCAATGGTAATCTTTATGGATGGGGATTAAATGCATGGGGAATGATTGGCAATGGAACCACAGGAGGTTCTGTAACCCCGCCCACTCTTTTATCCTTGACTGTTGATCCAGGTAGCGGTTCTGGCTCCAGCTTAACAGTAACCCAAAGCCCAGCGATAGGCACAGCCCTTGCGGTAGGTGCACATACTGTAAGCATCACAGTTGCTGATGCTTCCGGTAACACCGCCAGCTGCGATGTGATCGTAACCGTTGAAGATAATGAAGATCCAACCGTAGTTACACAGAATATCACCGTTCAACTGGATGCTTCTGGAAATGCCAGCATTACGGCTGCTCAGGTCGATGGCGGATCTACTGATCCTTGTGGGATTGCCAGCGTAACGGTTAGTCCTGAGAACTTCAGCTGTGGAGATGTTGGGGTAAACCAGGTTACGTTAACTGTAACAGATGTGAATGGTAATGTTGCTACAGGAACAGCAGACGTAACGGTTGAAGACAACATTCTGCCGACAGTAGTTACGCAGAATGTAACGGTACAATTGGATGCTAGCGGAAACGCAAGTGTCTCAGCTGCTCAGGTTGACAATGGTTCTTCTGATAACTGTTCTATTTCAACCATTACAGTAAGTCCTAATACCTTCACTTGTGCTGAAGTAGGAGCCAATACAGTAACTCTAACAGTAACCGACGTAAACGGAAATGTTGAAACGGGAACAGCTACCGTTACAGTAGAAGACAATGTATTGCCAACGGTAGTAACCCAAAACGTAACAGTTCAATTGGATGCTGCTGGTAACGCAAGTGTAACAGCTGCTCAGGTCGACAATGGTTCTTCCGACAACTGTTCAATTGCAAGTATCACAGTTAGTCCATCTACCTTCACTTGTGCTGAAGTAGGAGCCAATACAGTAACTCTGACAGTAACAGACGTAAACGGAAATGTTGAAACGGGAACAGCTACCGTTACAGTAGAAGACAATGTATTGCCAACGGTAGTAACCCAAAATGTAACGGTACAATTGGATGCTGCTGGTAATGCTAGTATCACAGCTGCTCAGATTGACAATGGATCTTCTGATAATTGTGGAATTGCAAGTATAACAGTAAGTCCTTCTACCTTCACTTGTTCTGAGGAAGGTGTAAATACCGTAACTCTGACCGTAACCGATGTAAATGGAAATGTTGAAACTGGAACAGCTACTGTAACGGTTGAAGACAATATTTTGCCAACAGTAGTTACTCAGGATATCTCTGTACAACTGGATGCTTCCGGAAACGCTACCATTACTGCCGCTCAGATAGACAATGGCTCTTCTGACAACTGTGCTATCGCAAGTATCACAGTAAGCCCGAACAGCTTTACTTGTGCAGAAGTAGGTGCAAATACCGTAACTCTGACCGTAACCGATGTAAATGGAAATGTTGAAACCGGAACAGCAACCGTAACCGTACTTGACGATCCGATCATCGATGTATCTGGTAAGTCTGTATCTGAACTTGGAGATGACATCCCCGGCGTGATCTACGATCTGGCAGGAGATGACGGTCCTCAGACCACTACCGGTCTTAGCTATACCTTCCAGGTAGCTCCTTGTGGTTCTACCAATGACATAGGTGGAGACAAAATTGATGATGCAGCTACCAATAATGGAGTTGATGTACTGGATGCATTCGACATTGTGAAGCATCTTTTACTCATCGATCAATTGGGAACTCCCTACAAGCGTATCGCTGCAGACGTAAACGGAACAGGCTCTATCAACATTTTAGACGCCTTCCAGGTTCTGCGTAAGATCAACAACATCATCCCATTCTTCACCAATCCTACAACAGGTGCTCAGGATGCGATCTGGACCTTCATTCCAGATGACTACGTATTCGCTGATCCCTTGAATCCCTGGAACTTTGAAACGCGCAGAGACATTCTTAGTCCTAATGCGAACCTGATTGACCAGGACTTTATAGGTGTGAAACTGGGAGATGTAAACAATACCTGGAACCCGAACCAATTGCGTACAGCTGCTCCTAGTGATTCTATGTTCTTCAATCTGGACGGCATGACTGCCCAGCAAGGAGACCTGATCAGAATTCCGGTGAAAGTGAATAAATTCATGGCCATCACAGGATATCAGTTTAGCTTGAATTGGGATCCTTCCGTACTGGAATTCCAGGAGGTACATCATGAGACCCTTGAAGGCGTATATGGATTAGAAGACGCGAGAAAAGGTGTATTGACGACTGCATGGGTTGACCTAAGTGGAGAGTCTCTTAGCCTCGAAGACGGAACGGTAGCTTTTGAGTTGGTATTCAAAGCAGTAGGTGGAAAGGATTCTAAAACTGAATTCAAAATCACTTCTGATGTAACGCCTTCTAAAGCCTATGACATTACACGTGAGTTGTTGGGAATCGGATTTGCTTCTGAGGAAATCAACATCAACCGGGGCAATGGCGAACTTGCCGGATATAGCTTTGATCAAAACGTACCTAACCCATTTGGAGAAGCCACTAACTTACTCTTCTCTCTCTCTCAGACTGAGAAAGTACAGATCGTGATCTACAACCTCAATGGTCAGTTGATCAAGCGTTTTGACGGAACGTATGCAGCCGGTGATCATCAGATCAAGTGGGACGGAAGAAACGAAAAAGGAATGGAAGTAAGTGAAGGTATCTACATGGCCCAAATGGTGGCTGGAGACTTCAGTGCAGCTATTCGGATTTCGAAAAACCGCTAA
- a CDS encoding DUF5916 domain-containing protein has translation MLRKILYYNSFLWIFFCMLISSLSAQDRPEMAAGLLSGSIKLDGVLDEKDWENAPINDRFRTTVPVEGGEPSGRTQLRVLAHPQYLLIGIECFDSEPDRIINFSKLRDVALEEEDHVRIVIDPFLDGQSGIIFAVNPNGARYDALVSNRGESENEDWDAIWEAKAVIDSQGWSVEIKIPIQSISFKKGLKKWGFNVERRIQRNQESIRWTNVRRDQWFIQTSRAGLLTNLPDFTYGLGLSFRPSLISDLNKIGEEKATIKLDPTLDITQRLSPNTVGTLTFNTDFAETEVDTRQTNLSRFPLFFPEKRAFFLEGADIFEFGFGLSRNIIPFFSRRIGLYSNNEVPILAGGKINGRAGKTAFGALGMRTRQLDLDNENLTASNMGVLRVKRNVLKESSIGFIGTFGDPQSRGNSYTTGVDFTYQTTRFQKNKNFLVGASAMYANRADLSGDQSALALKVDYPNDIWDVALTYLRIGEAFDPSMGFVPRKAINSFRGGMTYAPRPEWKWLRQMRNQLFFTYITDLQGNWESYRVFTAPLNWRLESGDRIELNYMPRGERLVEPFNIADGVAIPEGSYHFHRYRIETELAAKRKLNGQLTWWFGSFYGGQLDELEASVNWNPDPILNFQFVATHNIGRLPAGNFEQTLLGSRIRFNASPDLQLSSFVQYDTDSKSLGVNARIHWIFHPQGDFFFVLNHNTFDGLERWEPINQQILLKLRYSFRK, from the coding sequence ATGCTTAGGAAAATACTCTACTACAATTCTTTCCTTTGGATATTCTTCTGCATGCTTATATCCTCCCTCTCTGCTCAGGATCGTCCGGAGATGGCTGCAGGATTGCTAAGCGGATCTATTAAGCTGGATGGAGTACTGGATGAAAAAGATTGGGAGAATGCGCCTATTAATGATCGTTTCAGAACTACAGTTCCGGTAGAAGGAGGAGAGCCTTCGGGCAGGACTCAGTTGAGGGTGCTGGCTCATCCTCAGTATCTCCTCATCGGGATTGAGTGTTTCGATTCTGAACCAGACAGGATCATCAATTTTTCGAAACTAAGAGATGTGGCACTGGAAGAAGAAGATCATGTACGTATTGTAATTGACCCTTTCCTCGACGGCCAATCCGGAATTATTTTCGCAGTCAATCCCAATGGCGCCCGCTATGATGCCCTAGTTTCTAATCGAGGTGAGTCTGAAAATGAAGATTGGGATGCGATCTGGGAGGCGAAAGCGGTGATAGATTCTCAAGGATGGTCAGTAGAAATAAAAATTCCTATTCAAAGCATCTCTTTTAAGAAGGGCTTGAAGAAATGGGGCTTTAATGTGGAGAGGCGTATTCAAAGAAATCAGGAAAGCATCCGCTGGACCAATGTGCGCCGAGATCAGTGGTTTATCCAAACCAGTAGAGCGGGCCTATTGACCAACCTTCCAGACTTTACCTACGGCCTGGGCCTGAGCTTTCGTCCCTCACTCATATCGGACCTCAACAAGATCGGTGAAGAAAAAGCTACTATCAAGCTTGACCCTACACTCGATATTACCCAGCGATTGAGTCCCAATACTGTAGGAACCCTCACCTTCAATACTGACTTTGCAGAAACAGAAGTAGATACCCGTCAAACCAACCTAAGTCGTTTCCCTCTATTCTTTCCGGAGAAAAGAGCCTTTTTTCTCGAAGGAGCGGACATCTTTGAATTTGGTTTTGGTTTGAGTCGAAATATCATTCCCTTTTTCAGTCGCCGAATAGGACTTTACAGCAATAATGAGGTGCCCATTTTAGCTGGGGGTAAAATCAATGGGAGGGCGGGTAAAACGGCATTTGGTGCCTTGGGGATGCGGACCCGTCAACTGGATTTGGACAATGAAAACCTGACTGCTTCCAATATGGGAGTGCTACGGGTGAAGCGAAATGTTCTCAAAGAATCCTCCATAGGCTTCATAGGGACCTTTGGAGACCCGCAGAGCCGGGGCAATAGTTATACTACAGGTGTGGATTTTACCTACCAGACTACGCGTTTCCAAAAGAATAAGAATTTTCTGGTCGGTGCCTCTGCTATGTATGCAAATCGAGCGGATCTATCCGGAGATCAATCGGCGCTGGCCTTAAAGGTAGACTACCCCAATGATATTTGGGATGTCGCACTTACTTATTTGCGGATTGGGGAAGCCTTTGATCCGTCCATGGGTTTTGTACCCAGAAAGGCCATCAATAGTTTTAGAGGAGGTATGACTTATGCACCCAGGCCAGAATGGAAGTGGCTTCGGCAAATGCGTAACCAACTCTTTTTTACCTACATCACAGATTTGCAGGGAAACTGGGAATCCTATCGGGTCTTTACCGCTCCCCTCAATTGGCGGTTGGAAAGTGGAGACCGGATAGAATTGAACTACATGCCAAGAGGAGAAAGACTGGTGGAGCCTTTCAATATTGCTGATGGCGTAGCTATACCGGAGGGAAGTTATCATTTCCATCGCTATCGAATTGAAACCGAATTGGCAGCCAAGCGCAAACTAAACGGACAATTGACCTGGTGGTTTGGAAGCTTTTATGGGGGCCAACTGGATGAACTGGAAGCCTCTGTCAACTGGAATCCTGATCCCATTCTGAATTTTCAATTTGTTGCGACCCATAATATCGGGCGTCTGCCTGCCGGAAACTTTGAGCAAACCTTATTGGGAAGTCGGATTCGTTTCAATGCTTCTCCTGACCTTCAGTTGAGCAGCTTTGTTCAATACGATACAGATTCAAAAAGTCTGGGGGTAAATGCGCGTATTCACTGGATTTTCCATCCGCAGGGGGATTTCTTCTTCGTGCTAAACCACAATACCTTCGATGGACTCGAGCGATGGGAACCCATTAATCAACAAATTCTCCTAAAACTCAGGTATAGTTTCCGGAAATAA